One part of the Bradyrhizobium sp. CB1650 genome encodes these proteins:
- a CDS encoding ABC transporter ATP-binding protein produces MSEELPGTDVVADAASGEVQPAAGRPLLRIEGVAKTFGTFRAVDGVSLDIKAGEFFALLGPSGCGKTTLLRMLAGFEAPDEGCILLGDKDIAQALPHERPINMMFQNYALFPHLSVRDNIAFGLKRAGLARADIAARVAEMVALVKLEGMETRKPDQLSGGQRQRVALARALARRPQLLLLDEPLAALDKKLRESTQAELMELQRRLGMTFIIVTHDQEEAMTMASRIGVMNAGRLDQVATPRELYEAPRSRWIAEFVGDINLFDGEFRLRDGHRLVIATGGAGTLVAAEPREPVAGGKLSVAIRPEKVKLSRRAPVGEASAINQLDGVIADICYLGGSTTYKVKLDSGGMVQSSVTNSARLDVDAYSLNQQVVAWFSPDDCMVLDR; encoded by the coding sequence ATGTCTGAGGAATTGCCTGGAACGGATGTCGTGGCGGACGCGGCCAGCGGAGAGGTGCAGCCAGCGGCCGGCCGGCCGTTGCTGCGTATCGAGGGCGTTGCCAAGACGTTCGGAACGTTCCGGGCCGTGGATGGCGTCTCGCTCGACATCAAGGCGGGCGAGTTCTTTGCACTCCTTGGTCCCAGCGGCTGCGGCAAGACCACGCTGCTGCGCATGCTCGCCGGCTTCGAAGCGCCGGACGAGGGCTGTATCCTGCTCGGGGACAAGGACATCGCGCAGGCGCTGCCGCACGAACGTCCGATCAACATGATGTTCCAGAACTATGCGCTGTTTCCGCATCTTTCCGTGCGCGACAACATCGCCTTCGGCCTGAAGCGCGCCGGCCTCGCGCGTGCCGACATCGCCGCCCGCGTGGCGGAGATGGTCGCGCTGGTGAAGCTCGAAGGGATGGAGACGCGCAAGCCCGACCAGCTCTCCGGCGGGCAGCGCCAGCGCGTGGCGCTCGCACGCGCGCTGGCGCGCCGGCCGCAGCTTCTGCTGCTCGACGAACCGCTCGCCGCGCTCGACAAGAAGCTGCGCGAGAGCACGCAAGCCGAGCTGATGGAGCTCCAGCGCCGGCTCGGCATGACCTTCATCATCGTCACCCACGATCAGGAGGAGGCGATGACGATGGCGAGCCGGATCGGCGTGATGAATGCCGGCCGGCTCGATCAGGTTGCGACCCCGCGCGAGCTCTACGAGGCGCCGCGCTCTCGCTGGATCGCGGAGTTCGTCGGCGACATCAACCTGTTCGACGGCGAATTCAGACTGCGCGACGGTCATCGTCTGGTCATTGCCACCGGCGGTGCCGGCACGCTGGTGGCGGCCGAGCCGCGCGAGCCGGTCGCTGGAGGCAAATTGTCGGTCGCGATCCGCCCTGAAAAGGTCAAGCTGTCGCGCCGCGCCCCGGTAGGCGAGGCATCGGCGATCAATCAGCTCGACGGCGTGATCGCGGATATCTGCTATCTCGGCGGCTCTACCACCTACAAGGTGAAGCTCGATTCGGGCGGCATGGTGCAGTCCTCGGTGACCAACTCCGCGCGCCTCGACGTCGACGCCTACAGCCTGAACCAGCAGGTCGTCGCCTGGTTCTCGCCCGACGACTGCATGGTGCTCGACCGATGA
- a CDS encoding glycerol-3-phosphate dehydrogenase: protein MADYDLAIIGGGLNGVSIARDAAGRRLRVILFEQGDLGGAASSATPRLIHGDLSVLERRGFWRVRRALAERRIWLSIAPHLVRPMRFVIPAHSDERPHWLLRAGLFLYDSLADRGGLPPSTTLDITHHPVGDALKRPFGTAFDYSDCLVDDSRLVALTALDAAERGAVIRTGARCVRADRTDIWRVAVVDRGHRRVITARALANASGGWTPTVAETVLRQPSPPMTAMQMSQIVVPRLFESDNVYVFQNSDRRLIFASPFEREFTLIGTVTHDFIGDPAIVAIQGADVAYLCEAASRYFRERVAPTDVVRTISGVNLTLASVRGRDGTTLFHARRRKAPLITIFGGDVTTSRLRAERAVTKLTPFYPMSPRWTAGAALPGGDFAWNRFDTEVDIVRDRWRFLSEPQAQRLVAAYGTRLPAVLGEAKSRDELGPAFGPELTAAEVRHLMSQEWARFPDDILWRRSKLGLTMPAADRDALAVFMTGAV from the coding sequence ATGGCGGATTACGACCTCGCGATCATCGGCGGTGGCCTGAATGGTGTCAGTATCGCGCGCGATGCTGCCGGCCGCAGACTGCGCGTCATCCTGTTCGAGCAGGGCGATCTGGGCGGCGCCGCATCGTCGGCGACGCCGCGGCTGATCCACGGCGATTTGTCGGTGCTGGAACGTCGGGGTTTCTGGCGTGTGCGCCGGGCGCTGGCCGAGCGCAGGATCTGGCTGTCCATTGCGCCGCACCTGGTCCGGCCGATGCGCTTCGTGATCCCGGCACATTCCGACGAGCGTCCGCACTGGCTGCTGCGCGCCGGCCTGTTCCTGTATGACAGCCTTGCCGATCGCGGCGGGCTGCCGCCATCGACGACCCTCGACATCACCCACCATCCCGTCGGTGACGCACTGAAGCGTCCGTTCGGCACCGCCTTCGATTATTCCGACTGCCTGGTCGATGATTCCAGGCTGGTGGCGCTCACGGCGCTGGATGCAGCCGAGCGCGGCGCTGTGATCCGGACCGGCGCGCGTTGCGTGCGTGCCGACAGGACCGACATCTGGCGGGTCGCGGTGGTCGACCGCGGCCATCGCCGGGTCATCACCGCCCGCGCGCTCGCCAATGCGAGCGGCGGCTGGACGCCGACGGTTGCGGAGACCGTGCTGCGCCAGCCGTCGCCCCCCATGACGGCGATGCAGATGAGCCAGATCGTCGTGCCGCGGCTGTTCGAATCCGACAACGTCTATGTCTTCCAGAACAGCGATCGCCGGCTGATCTTCGCGAGCCCCTTCGAACGCGAGTTCACGCTGATCGGCACGGTCACACACGACTTCATTGGCGATCCGGCGATCGTGGCGATACAAGGCGCCGACGTCGCCTATCTGTGCGAGGCTGCAAGCCGCTATTTCCGCGAGCGAGTCGCGCCGACCGACGTGGTGCGAACGATCTCCGGAGTCAACCTGACGCTGGCCTCAGTGCGGGGACGCGACGGGACGACGCTGTTCCACGCGCGCCGCCGCAAGGCGCCGCTGATCACGATATTCGGCGGCGATGTCACCACCTCGCGGCTGCGCGCGGAGCGGGCGGTGACGAAGCTGACGCCGTTCTACCCGATGTCGCCGCGTTGGACGGCCGGCGCAGCACTACCGGGTGGAGACTTTGCCTGGAACCGCTTCGATACCGAGGTCGATATCGTGCGCGACCGCTGGCGGTTTCTCTCGGAGCCGCAGGCGCAGCGGCTGGTTGCGGCCTATGGCACGCGATTGCCGGCGGTGCTCGGCGAAGCCAAGAGCCGCGACGAACTCGGTCCCGCCTTCGGTCCTGAGCTTACGGCTGCGGAGGTGCGCCATCTGATGAGCCAAGAATGGGCGCGCTTCCCCGACGACATCCTGTGGCGCCGCTCCAAGCTCGGCCTGACCATGCCTGCGGCGGATCGCGACGCGCTCGCCGTCTTCATGACGGGCGCGGTGTGA
- a CDS encoding EAL domain-containing protein, translating into MADKNWHAGSTILIPVQTVVCLACAAAPARAFALSDQFAPPSYIGRLDPSVVWEVLIGGIAVCSFLAAIVLWIHSALRRAKRSQLRRNAFVSSAMNNLNQGVVMTDAQQRIIFCNDRYLEIYGLTRSDLWANMTGHDILKLRRDRGVLGVSDDEFYDKASSPNGLITELPDGRAILVKYFVLPNGGSVATHLDVSEQRKLSRQLASTKQFLESVLDNVPACVAAKNIEDGRYIFANSAYERFWGFSRDYVVGKNARELFAPASAASIEATDRAALEASDGQYRNQFEVERGSARRMVASIRIVVRNESNQPGFLLVVFEDVTDRRSLSQELESTKKFLELVVDNIPVALIVEQVKDGRYLLANRSAETILNRKREEATGLTAADIFNAKEAKLIIARDEAAIKKRGMITEEHPISTKDGLRLFLTRRATVLNDSGDPQYLIKTHEDVTDRRQTESRMAHMAYHDGLTDLPNRAAFLQALTQMIEACEGTGEEFAVLCVDLDGLKEVNDVFGHALGDKLLIEVAQRLQDAARGGVVARLSGDEFGLIIDGKQPDTGLALAQQLGDALAQEFQIDGRAVRAGVTTGMSIFPHNGADGASLLANAGAALFRAKQKSRGSISLYQPEMDQQIRDRRVLHQDLSKAIKNGELSLAFQPQGIAGNSVAETEIIGFEALARWQHPVRGQVSPAEFIPIAEESGLIVEMGEWILREVCREAASWPKPLQVAVNLSPAQFMHGDVVGLVHSILLETGLAPGRLELEITEGVLIEDFDRGLALLRRLKALGVRISMDDFGSGYSSLSYLQAFPFDKIKIDRAFVINLGRNPQSAAIVRAVIDLGHGLEMSIIAEGVETIDQLAFLAKEGCDGVQGYLLGKPKPIEQYAGLIGRAETMELALKTG; encoded by the coding sequence ATGGCTGACAAGAACTGGCACGCGGGCAGCACGATTCTGATTCCTGTGCAGACCGTGGTGTGTCTGGCCTGCGCGGCCGCCCCTGCGCGCGCCTTTGCGCTGTCCGACCAATTCGCCCCGCCGAGCTATATCGGCAGGCTCGATCCCAGCGTCGTCTGGGAGGTCCTGATTGGGGGCATTGCCGTCTGCTCCTTCCTGGCCGCGATCGTGCTGTGGATCCATTCCGCGCTGCGCCGGGCCAAGCGCTCGCAGTTGCGCCGCAACGCCTTCGTCTCCTCCGCCATGAACAATCTCAACCAGGGCGTGGTGATGACGGATGCTCAGCAGCGCATCATCTTCTGCAACGACCGCTATCTGGAGATCTACGGCCTGACGCGCTCGGACCTCTGGGCCAACATGACCGGGCACGACATCCTCAAGCTGCGGCGTGACCGCGGGGTCCTTGGTGTCTCCGACGACGAGTTCTACGACAAGGCGTCCAGCCCCAACGGCCTGATCACCGAACTGCCGGACGGGCGCGCCATCCTCGTGAAATATTTCGTGCTGCCGAACGGCGGCTCGGTGGCCACCCATCTCGACGTCAGCGAGCAGCGCAAGCTGTCGCGCCAGCTCGCCTCCACCAAGCAGTTCCTGGAATCGGTGCTGGACAACGTGCCGGCCTGCGTGGCCGCGAAGAACATCGAGGACGGCCGCTACATCTTCGCCAACAGCGCCTATGAGCGGTTCTGGGGCTTCTCGCGGGACTACGTCGTCGGCAAGAATGCGCGCGAGCTGTTCGCGCCCGCCTCGGCAGCCAGTATCGAAGCGACCGACCGGGCAGCACTCGAGGCCAGCGACGGACAGTACCGCAACCAGTTCGAGGTCGAGCGCGGTTCGGCGCGACGCATGGTCGCCTCGATCCGGATCGTGGTCCGCAACGAGAGCAATCAGCCCGGATTCCTGCTGGTGGTGTTCGAGGATGTTACCGACCGGCGCTCGCTGTCGCAGGAGCTGGAGAGCACCAAGAAGTTCCTCGAGCTCGTGGTCGACAACATTCCGGTGGCGCTGATCGTGGAGCAGGTCAAGGACGGCCGCTACCTGCTCGCCAATCGGAGCGCGGAAACGATCCTCAACCGCAAGCGCGAGGAAGCTACGGGCCTGACCGCAGCCGACATCTTCAACGCCAAAGAGGCGAAGTTGATCATCGCGCGCGACGAGGCGGCGATCAAGAAGCGGGGGATGATCACCGAGGAGCATCCGATTTCCACCAAGGACGGCCTGCGGCTGTTCCTGACCCGCCGCGCCACCGTGCTCAATGATTCCGGCGACCCGCAATATTTGATCAAGACCCACGAAGACGTCACCGACCGCCGCCAGACCGAGTCGCGGATGGCGCATATGGCCTATCACGACGGCCTCACCGACCTGCCGAACCGCGCCGCGTTCCTTCAGGCACTGACCCAGATGATCGAGGCCTGCGAGGGCACCGGCGAGGAGTTCGCCGTGCTCTGCGTCGACCTCGACGGGCTGAAGGAGGTCAACGACGTCTTCGGCCATGCGCTCGGCGACAAGCTCCTGATCGAGGTGGCGCAGCGGCTGCAGGATGCGGCGCGCGGCGGCGTGGTGGCGCGCCTGTCCGGCGACGAGTTCGGCCTGATCATCGACGGCAAGCAGCCGGACACGGGCCTTGCATTGGCGCAGCAGCTCGGCGACGCCCTGGCCCAGGAATTCCAGATCGACGGCCGCGCGGTCCGCGCCGGCGTCACCACGGGCATGTCGATCTTCCCGCACAATGGCGCGGACGGCGCCTCGCTGCTCGCCAATGCCGGCGCGGCGCTGTTCCGCGCCAAGCAGAAGTCGCGCGGCTCGATCAGCCTCTACCAGCCGGAGATGGACCAGCAGATCCGCGACCGTCGCGTGCTGCACCAGGACCTGTCGAAGGCGATCAAGAATGGAGAGCTGTCGCTCGCGTTCCAGCCGCAGGGGATCGCGGGGAACAGCGTTGCCGAGACCGAGATCATCGGATTCGAGGCGCTGGCGCGATGGCAGCATCCGGTGCGGGGTCAGGTCTCGCCGGCCGAATTCATCCCGATCGCGGAGGAAAGCGGCCTGATCGTCGAGATGGGCGAATGGATCCTGCGCGAGGTCTGTCGCGAGGCGGCGTCATGGCCGAAGCCGCTTCAGGTCGCAGTCAACCTGTCGCCGGCGCAGTTCATGCACGGCGACGTGGTCGGGCTCGTCCATTCCATTCTGCTCGAGACGGGTCTGGCGCCCGGCCGCCTAGAGCTCGAAATTACCGAGGGCGTGTTGATCGAGGATTTCGACCGCGGCCTGGCGCTGCTGCGTCGGCTGAAGGCGCTCGGCGTGCGCATCTCCATGGACGATTTCGGCAGCGGCTACTCCTCGCTGAGCTATCTCCAGGCGTTCCCGTTCGACAAGATCAAGATCGACCGCGCCTTCGTCATCAACCTCGGCCGCAACCCGCAATCGGCGGCGATCGTCCGCGCCGTGATCGATCTTGGCCACGGCCTCGAAATGTCGATCATCGCCGAAGGCGTCGAGACCATCGACCAACTCGCCTTCCTCGCCAAGGAGGGATGCGACGGCGTGCAGGGCTATCTGCTCGGCAAGCCCAAGCCGATCGAGCAGTATGCCGGCCTGATCGGACGTGCCGAGACAATGGAGCTTGCGCTCAAGACCGGATAG
- a CDS encoding NAD(P)/FAD-dependent oxidoreductase, whose translation MDRVDCVVIGAGVVGLAVARQLAQAGREVIVLEEAEAIGTVTSSRNSEVIHAGIYYRAGSWMARMCVGGKHALYRYCAERGIPHKNCGKLIVATTPKETEKLQSIKAHAEANGVLDMQLLSGEAARALEPALACDAALLSPSTGIIDSHAYMLSLRGEAEAAGAAFAFHTPLIRAKASGGVIEIDAGGEAPMTLQCALLVNAAGLAATTVARHIDGMPLERIPPAYLAKGNYFSCSVRAPFSHLIYPVPEPGGLGVHLTLDMAGQARFGPDVEWIETIDYAVDPSRAERFYPAIRKYWPTLPDGALMPSYSGIRPKIVPPAVATQDFLMQGPRDHGVEGLINLFGIESPGLTSSLAIADHVAELAGS comes from the coding sequence ATGGATAGGGTCGACTGCGTCGTCATCGGAGCGGGCGTCGTCGGGCTCGCGGTCGCCCGGCAGCTCGCCCAGGCCGGGCGCGAGGTGATCGTGCTCGAGGAGGCGGAAGCCATCGGCACCGTCACGTCCTCGCGCAACAGCGAAGTCATCCATGCCGGCATCTACTATCGCGCCGGGAGCTGGATGGCCCGCATGTGCGTCGGCGGGAAGCATGCGCTCTATCGCTACTGCGCCGAGCGCGGCATCCCGCACAAGAACTGCGGCAAGCTGATCGTTGCGACCACCCCGAAAGAAACTGAGAAGCTGCAATCAATCAAGGCGCACGCCGAAGCCAACGGCGTCCTCGACATGCAATTGCTCTCAGGTGAAGCCGCCCGCGCACTCGAGCCGGCGCTCGCCTGCGACGCCGCGCTGCTCTCGCCTTCGACGGGCATCATCGACAGCCACGCCTACATGCTCTCACTGCGAGGCGAGGCCGAGGCGGCCGGCGCGGCCTTTGCGTTTCACACGCCGCTGATCCGGGCCAAGGCCTCGGGTGGTGTCATCGAGATCGATGCCGGCGGCGAGGCGCCGATGACGCTGCAATGCGCCCTGCTCGTCAACGCCGCCGGGCTCGCGGCCACCACGGTCGCGCGTCATATCGACGGCATGCCGCTGGAACGGATTCCGCCGGCCTATCTCGCCAAGGGAAATTACTTTAGCTGCAGCGTCAGGGCGCCGTTCTCGCACCTGATCTATCCGGTGCCCGAGCCCGGCGGACTCGGCGTGCATTTGACGCTGGACATGGCAGGCCAGGCGCGATTCGGTCCGGACGTCGAATGGATCGAGACGATCGACTACGCGGTCGACCCGTCGCGCGCCGAGCGCTTCTATCCGGCCATTCGCAAATATTGGCCGACGCTGCCCGACGGCGCGTTGATGCCGAGCTATTCGGGCATCCGCCCGAAGATCGTGCCGCCGGCGGTCGCCACGCAGGATTTCCTGATGCAGGGCCCGCGCGATCACGGCGTCGAAGGGCTGATCAATCTGTTCGGCATCGAGTCGCCGGGATTGACGTCATCGCTTGCGATCGCGGATCACGTCGCCGAACTCGCAGGAAGCTAA
- a CDS encoding DUF465 domain-containing protein has translation MTIQAHLVELERKHKLLENELHEALVHLSTDDLQIVELKRRKLMVKDQIERLKHNSDDTLH, from the coding sequence ATGACAATTCAGGCACATCTGGTTGAATTGGAGCGGAAACACAAACTTCTCGAAAACGAATTGCACGAAGCACTCGTGCACCTTTCAACAGACGACCTGCAAATTGTTGAGTTGAAGCGCCGGAAGCTGATGGTCAAGGACCAGATCGAGCGGTTGAAGCACAACTCGGACGACACGCTTCACTAG
- a CDS encoding DUF465 domain-containing protein, whose amino-acid sequence MTKEDERELEAELARLQQEHRDLDAAIDALHQSPAPDLLRLQRLKKRKLLLRDRIAFIEDQITPDIIA is encoded by the coding sequence ATGACCAAAGAAGACGAGCGCGAGCTCGAAGCCGAGCTCGCCCGGTTGCAGCAGGAACACCGAGATCTCGATGCGGCGATCGATGCACTGCATCAATCGCCCGCCCCCGACCTGTTGCGGTTGCAGCGCCTGAAGAAGCGCAAGCTGTTGTTGCGCGACCGGATCGCGTTCATCGAAGACCAGATCACGCCCGACATCATCGCCTGA
- a CDS encoding GGDEF domain-containing protein — MKKPKRAIAAKAKKGRKTSGSRSGTVARRPAGPARRRAPAGDGVKATIRSLRTRLKEALLRVAELEAAADTDFLLDIPNRRGFERELQRAIAYMKRYRASGALVILDVDRLKPINDSFGHAAGDEVLKVIAGTLMRQVRASDVVGRLGGDEFALLLWNLSETDAKAKAATFEQAIDELSFVFRGQRVNAGASAGVALLGPHSDAGRALEEADAAMYVRKAHRRHEPPIRLAGS; from the coding sequence ATGAAGAAACCAAAAAGGGCCATCGCTGCGAAGGCCAAAAAGGGCCGAAAGACCAGCGGCAGCCGGTCCGGGACGGTGGCCAGGCGTCCGGCTGGGCCGGCGCGGCGCCGCGCGCCGGCTGGTGACGGCGTCAAGGCGACGATCCGCAGCTTGCGGACCAGGCTCAAGGAGGCCTTGCTGCGGGTGGCGGAACTCGAGGCAGCGGCCGACACGGACTTCCTGCTCGACATTCCCAACCGGCGCGGTTTCGAGCGCGAGCTCCAGCGCGCCATTGCCTACATGAAGCGCTACCGCGCCAGCGGCGCGCTGGTCATACTCGATGTCGACCGGCTGAAGCCGATCAACGACTCCTTCGGCCACGCCGCGGGCGACGAGGTCCTCAAGGTGATCGCCGGCACACTAATGCGTCAGGTGCGCGCGTCCGACGTGGTCGGCCGTCTCGGTGGCGACGAATTTGCGCTGCTGCTGTGGAATCTCAGCGAGACCGACGCCAAGGCAAAGGCCGCGACCTTCGAGCAGGCGATCGACGAATTGTCCTTCGTCTTCCGCGGCCAGCGTGTGAACGCGGGTGCGTCCGCCGGCGTCGCGCTGCTAGGACCGCACTCCGACGCAGGCCGTGCGCTGGAAGAGGCCGATGCCGCGATGTATGTGCGCAAGGCGCACCGCCGGCACGAGCCTCCGATCAGGCTGGCCGGCAGTTGA
- the purE gene encoding 5-(carboxyamino)imidazole ribonucleotide mutase, with amino-acid sequence MTAPIAIIMGSQSDWDTMRHAADTLAALGVACESHIVSAHRTPDRLFAFAKGAKAAGFKVIIAGAGGAAHLPGMAAALTELPVFGVPVESKTLKGLDSLYSIVQMPAGIPVGTLAIGKAGAINAALLAAAVLALSDPALSTRLAAWRKAQTEAVAERPEDKA; translated from the coding sequence ATGACCGCGCCGATCGCCATCATCATGGGAAGCCAATCGGACTGGGACACCATGCGGCATGCTGCCGACACGCTGGCGGCGCTCGGTGTTGCCTGCGAGAGCCACATCGTCTCGGCACATCGAACCCCGGATCGGCTGTTCGCCTTCGCCAAGGGCGCCAAGGCGGCAGGCTTCAAGGTCATCATCGCCGGTGCCGGTGGTGCAGCCCATTTGCCCGGCATGGCGGCGGCGCTGACGGAACTCCCCGTCTTCGGCGTCCCCGTCGAATCCAAGACGCTCAAGGGCCTCGACTCGCTCTACTCGATCGTCCAGATGCCGGCGGGCATCCCGGTCGGCACCCTGGCCATCGGCAAGGCGGGCGCGATCAATGCGGCGCTGCTCGCGGCCGCCGTGCTGGCGTTGTCCGATCCGGCGCTGTCGACCCGCCTTGCCGCCTGGCGCAAGGCGCAGACCGAGGCGGTTGCCGAGCGCCCGGAGGACAAGGCGTGA
- a CDS encoding 5-(carboxyamino)imidazole ribonucleotide synthase, protein MTDTNRVKLKPGDTIGILGGGQLGRMLAMAAARLGLRCQVFSPDPDSPAFDVVLNATCAEYADVEALELFASDVDVITYEFENVPAAAAMVLDARRPVLPNRKILETTQDRLAEKDFVTRLGIGTAPYADVTSVASLREAIVRIGLPAVLKTRRFGYDGKGQAIVREGDDIAKVWTSLGTKQAILEAFVPFEREISVIAARSAAGQVECFDVTENEHRDHILKVSRAPASIPDSLADEARSVASRIASALDYVGVLAVEMFVLANGTGPKVLVNEIAPRVHNSGHWTLDGASVSQFEQHIRAIAGWPLGKPVRHGEVVTMTNLIGDEINDYEQWLTVPGATVHIYGKGTPRPGRKMGHVTEVRPARGK, encoded by the coding sequence GTGACCGACACCAATCGGGTGAAGCTGAAGCCCGGCGACACCATCGGAATCCTCGGCGGCGGACAACTCGGCCGGATGCTGGCCATGGCCGCGGCACGGCTGGGCCTGCGCTGCCAAGTGTTCTCGCCCGATCCGGATTCGCCGGCTTTCGACGTCGTGCTGAACGCGACCTGCGCCGAATATGCCGATGTCGAGGCGCTGGAGCTGTTCGCCAGCGACGTCGACGTCATCACTTACGAATTCGAGAACGTGCCGGCCGCAGCCGCGATGGTGCTGGACGCGCGCCGCCCCGTGCTGCCGAACCGCAAGATCCTCGAGACCACGCAGGACCGGCTCGCCGAGAAGGATTTCGTGACGCGGCTCGGGATCGGCACGGCCCCCTATGCCGACGTCACCTCGGTCGCCTCGCTGCGCGAGGCCATCGTCAGGATCGGCCTGCCGGCGGTGCTGAAGACCCGTCGCTTCGGCTATGACGGCAAGGGCCAGGCCATTGTCCGCGAAGGCGACGACATCGCCAAGGTGTGGACCAGCCTCGGCACCAAACAGGCGATCCTGGAAGCCTTCGTGCCATTCGAGCGCGAGATCTCCGTGATCGCCGCGCGCTCGGCCGCGGGCCAGGTCGAATGCTTCGACGTGACCGAGAACGAGCACCGCGATCACATCCTGAAAGTGTCCCGCGCGCCGGCGTCGATTCCGGATTCGCTCGCGGATGAGGCACGCAGCGTCGCCAGCAGGATCGCGAGCGCGCTCGACTATGTCGGCGTTCTGGCGGTCGAGATGTTCGTGCTCGCCAACGGCACCGGGCCAAAGGTGCTGGTCAACGAGATCGCCCCGCGCGTCCACAATTCTGGTCACTGGACGCTTGACGGTGCTTCGGTCTCGCAGTTCGAGCAGCACATCCGCGCCATCGCCGGCTGGCCGCTCGGCAAGCCGGTGCGCCATGGCGAGGTCGTCACCATGACCAATCTGATCGGCGACGAGATCAACGATTACGAGCAGTGGCTGACCGTCCCGGGCGCGACCGTCCACATCTACGGCAAGGGCACGCCGCGCCCCGGCCGCAAGATGGGCCACGTCACCGAGGTCCGGCCGGCACGAGGCAAGTGA
- the aqpZ gene encoding aquaporin Z, with protein sequence MDVKKCAAEAIGTFWLTFAGCGSAVIAAGFPQVGIGLVGVSLAFGLSVVTMAYAIGHISGCHLNPAVTVGLAAGGRFPAGQILPYVIAQMAGAIVAAALLYVIASGAPGFDVTKGFASNGYGAHSPGQYGMVVCFITEVVMTMMFLFIIMGATHGRAPAGFAPLAIGLALVMIHLVSIPVTNTSVNPARSTGPALFVGGWAMAQLWMFWVAPLIGGALGGAIYRWLSEEPTGVVAGVKTA encoded by the coding sequence ATGGACGTGAAGAAATGCGCCGCTGAGGCTATCGGCACCTTCTGGCTCACATTCGCAGGCTGCGGGAGCGCAGTGATCGCAGCCGGCTTTCCGCAGGTCGGAATCGGCCTGGTCGGCGTCTCCCTGGCATTCGGACTGAGCGTGGTCACCATGGCCTATGCCATCGGCCACATCTCCGGCTGCCACCTCAATCCGGCCGTCACGGTCGGCCTGGCTGCCGGCGGGCGTTTTCCGGCCGGGCAGATCCTGCCCTACGTGATCGCACAGATGGCGGGCGCGATCGTGGCTGCCGCGCTTCTCTATGTGATAGCAAGCGGCGCTCCCGGATTCGACGTCACCAAGGGCTTCGCCTCCAACGGCTACGGTGCGCACTCCCCCGGCCAGTACGGCATGGTCGTGTGCTTCATCACCGAGGTGGTGATGACCATGATGTTCCTGTTCATCATCATGGGGGCCACCCATGGCCGCGCGCCCGCGGGCTTCGCGCCGCTCGCGATCGGGCTTGCGCTGGTGATGATCCATCTCGTCAGCATTCCCGTCACCAACACGTCGGTGAACCCGGCGCGCAGCACGGGGCCTGCTCTGTTCGTCGGCGGCTGGGCCATGGCACAGCTCTGGATGTTCTGGGTCGCGCCACTGATCGGCGGCGCGCTGGGCGGTGCGATCTACCGCTGGCTCAGCGAGGAGCCCACCGGCGTTGTCGCCGGCGTGAAGACGGCGTGA
- the rpsU gene encoding 30S ribosomal protein S21 — translation MQVLVRDNNVDQALKALKKKMQREGIFREMKLRGHYEKPSEKKAREKAEAVRRARKLARKKLQREGLLPMKPKPVFGAGPGGDRGAGGRGGPGAGRGPR, via the coding sequence GTGCAGGTTCTCGTTCGCGATAACAATGTTGATCAAGCCCTCAAGGCGCTGAAGAAGAAGATGCAGCGCGAGGGTATTTTCCGCGAGATGAAGCTCCGCGGCCATTACGAAAAGCCGTCCGAGAAGAAGGCCCGCGAAAAGGCCGAAGCCGTGCGCCGCGCGCGCAAGCTCGCCCGCAAGAAGCTGCAGCGTGAAGGCCTGCTGCCGATGAAGCCGAAGCCGGTGTTCGGCGCAGGTCCCGGTGGCGATCGTGGCGCTGGCGGCCGTGGTGGTCCGGGTGCTGGTCGCGGACCGCGCTGA